In one Blastococcus sp. Marseille-P5729 genomic region, the following are encoded:
- a CDS encoding MBL fold metallo-hydrolase RNA specificity domain-containing protein gives MTIPMTLQFLGASGTVTGSKYLISIGDRRVLVDAGLFQGEKAWREKNWEQFPVNPADLSDVLLTHAHADHSTYLPVLIRHGYAGKIWMTRGTAELAAIVLRDAGKIQESEAQQAAEGGYSKHNPPLPLYTQADAEATIKQFTIVEFDQDVDLGGGLKARWTRAGHILGSASINLWHGDSEVLVSGDLGRHDHPILKSRGTPPGARYVLCESTYGDREHPEPEGEEHEVFADAIRRTVERGGQVVVPAFAIDRTETVLRALTQMIRDERIPDIPVFVDSPMGLAALEVYSNTSLGELRDDIDVSDFRGIPRLKVLRSAGESKQLNRFRKPCVIVSSSGMAEGGRVLHHLARLLPDERNTVVLTGFQAEGTRGRQLEDGEPEVKINGRYVDVRAEIVREREFSVHGDAGDLLDWVAALDPRPEQLFVVHGEPDVAQIFADRVRADLGIPAVVAKYNEVVSLSPSGYRVIAEGDELDFDGITEARDSE, from the coding sequence ATGACCATACCGATGACTCTGCAGTTCCTCGGCGCCTCCGGCACCGTGACGGGCTCGAAGTACCTCATCTCCATCGGCGATCGACGGGTGTTGGTCGATGCGGGCCTGTTCCAGGGTGAGAAGGCGTGGCGGGAGAAGAACTGGGAGCAGTTCCCGGTGAATCCCGCGGACCTCAGCGACGTGCTGCTGACGCACGCGCACGCCGACCACTCGACCTACCTGCCGGTGCTCATCAGGCACGGCTACGCGGGGAAGATCTGGATGACCCGTGGCACGGCCGAGCTGGCCGCGATCGTGCTGCGTGACGCGGGCAAGATCCAGGAGTCCGAAGCGCAGCAGGCGGCCGAGGGTGGCTACTCCAAGCACAACCCACCACTGCCCCTCTACACGCAGGCCGACGCCGAGGCCACGATCAAGCAGTTCACGATCGTCGAGTTCGATCAGGACGTCGATCTCGGCGGCGGCCTGAAGGCTCGCTGGACGCGAGCGGGACACATCCTCGGTTCGGCGAGCATCAACCTGTGGCACGGTGACTCGGAGGTCCTGGTCTCCGGCGACCTCGGCCGGCACGACCACCCGATCCTGAAGTCCCGCGGCACCCCGCCCGGAGCGCGTTATGTGCTGTGCGAATCGACGTACGGCGACCGTGAGCATCCCGAACCTGAGGGTGAGGAGCATGAGGTCTTCGCCGACGCCATCCGCCGTACCGTCGAGCGGGGTGGGCAGGTCGTCGTCCCGGCGTTCGCGATCGACCGCACCGAGACGGTGCTGCGCGCCCTGACCCAGATGATCCGCGACGAGCGCATCCCGGACATCCCCGTGTTCGTCGACTCGCCCATGGGGCTCGCAGCGTTGGAGGTTTACTCGAACACCTCGCTCGGCGAGCTGCGCGACGACATCGACGTCTCCGACTTCCGCGGCATCCCGCGGCTGAAGGTGCTGAGGTCGGCCGGCGAGTCCAAGCAGCTCAACCGGTTCCGCAAGCCGTGCGTCATCGTCTCCAGCTCGGGCATGGCCGAGGGTGGGCGCGTGCTGCATCACCTCGCCCGGCTGCTGCCCGACGAGCGCAACACCGTGGTGCTGACCGGCTTCCAGGCCGAGGGCACCCGCGGGCGGCAGCTCGAGGACGGAGAGCCGGAGGTCAAGATCAACGGCCGGTACGTCGACGTCCGTGCCGAGATCGTGCGCGAGCGTGAGTTCTCGGTGCACGGTGATGCTGGCGACCTGCTGGACTGGGTTGCCGCGCTCGACCCCCGGCCCGAGCAGCTGTTCGTCGTACACGGTGAGCCGGACGTCGCGCAGATCTTTGCCGACCGGGTCCGCGCTGATCTCGGGATCCCCGCTGTGGTAGCGAAGTACAACGAGGTTGTGTCACTCTCGCCGAGCGGTTACCGGGTCATCGCGGAAGGCGATGAGCTCGACTTCGACGGCATCACCGAAGCCCGCGACTCCGAGTAG